The following is a genomic window from Nicotiana tabacum cultivar K326 chromosome 3, ASM71507v2, whole genome shotgun sequence.
TGGTTGATCCACCAAAGGAACTGCAGAGTCCAGCCTCTTTGCAAATATCAAACAAGGCTGCATCACCTCAAGAGACAATGAAGAATTTCTTAGCTTCAAATTCCAACGATGGGTTTTCCATTGGATTCATGGATAAGGCATTCTTGGCCTATTCCAAACCTCCACCTTCATCAAATCCTCAACAAAGGTATTACATTCCTTCTTGAGATGTGACAATGAAGGGCTTTTTTcactttataaaatttgtataatttttgtatgtaacatacagaatgtatatatatacaagaaaTATATATctttttggctattatttttagAGGGCTATATCATAAAGATTAAATTATTCACTAGTCATTAGAAAAACGTAAAGTGGGGTGTTACAACAATGgcgttttgttgttgaattttcCAAAATTTGTCATTTTGCAGCTTCTTATTGTTAATAATGTGACAAAGGTGTGAACTTTTTTGTTTTTCCAGGTTGTTCTGTGGGTTGAATGACATATACTGCATATTCTTGGGAAGTTTGAACAATTTATGGGCACTAAACAAGCAGTATGGGCTATCAAAGGGAGCCAATGAGGCAATGCTTGTGAGTGAAGCATATCGAACACTTCGGGACAGAGGTCCATTCCCAGCTCATGAGGTCCTCAAGGGTCTTGAGGGAAGCTTTGGCTTTGTGATCTATGATCACAAGGCGGGTAATGTCTTTGTTGCCCTTGTAAGTTCTTCTCTAATTCTAAATTTTATGTATATGGGTCCGTTTGCGCATACCTCGGTTATTTCGTGGAGTATCTGACAGATTAGTCCCCCAAGGCTTAGGTAGATAGTAATAAATTACCAAGCATTTTTTGTTTTTCCTCGGACCCTGGTCTCCCATGATTTTCATCCAGCTTCATTGATTGTTAGGCCACACAATCCCCATAAACATACATTATGCATCTAAAGAAAGTGTATATATTTTCTATAAATGCATGTAAAAACTAGCTTCTTAAGTGATTGGAGATGGGATGACGGTGGTGATATCAATCTTGGAAAGGAAGCAAATACAATAGATCATTTATTCTATTCTATTTAGAcataatgtattttttttttcatttaactCAATATCATGAATGGTGTCTATGTATAGGGTGCTGATGAAACAATGAAGCTGTTCTGGGGAATAGCATCTGATGGATCTGTCATGATCTCTGATAATGTGGATCATATCAAAGCAAGCTGTCTCAAATCATTTGCTCCCTTCCCAACTGGTATGTAGTTCATATTTAGAACATATTTAAAGACAATGGCTTTATTCTTTTACAAGTGTTGCGCTTGCCACTAGCAGGTGCAGAGCTATAAGCTCGACTACGGGTTCGGCCGAGTAGCTTTTGCTCAAACAGTGTATTTGtgttaagaaatttattaaatatctacaaatattaaATTCAGAACCCAGTTATTAGCATTTGAATTCATCGTTCGAAAATCCATAACCCACAAAGTTGAAATCCTGACTCCGCCTCTCCCACAAGACtgaaaatttctctttttaaatgagaaagcacatgagttgtccaaacaaaatttgatttttgatgggatGGACTTTTTTGGCAGGGTGCATGTACCACAGTGAAAGTGGATTAAAGAGCTTTGAGCATCCAAGTTACAAGATGAAACCAATGCCAAGAGTGGATAGTGAAGGAGCAATGTGTGGAGCTTATTTCAAAGTTGATGTCTACTCAAAGGTGAATAGCATGCCAAGAGTTGGAAGTTCTGCCAACTGGGCTACTTGGGGCCAGCAGGCTTAGATAATCTCATTCTTAACTAACTActatataaagaagaaagaagagaagtACTTTATCTTTGTCTTCATTCCTGTTGTTATTTTCTGATTTCCTATTGTATTTTTCAATAAGCTTCCTGCATCTTCCATAAGGGCCTCAGCTTTGTAAATTTCACTTGAGGTTCCAACATGAGAAGATTGTTGAGTTTCCCTTTCTGTTTGTTTGTTCAGTTTTAAGTGTTCAAAAAGTAATGAGCAATTAGCACATCTTTTATGTTGTTTGTAATGACAATCAAGATGCAATGACCATGTAGTTATTTCCTTCACCATATTTGTGCTAAACCTGTTTTAGTTTCTGTGTATATTAGCCCCACCCTCAAACCATTTCAGACACCTATAAACTATCAAGAGATAGATAGATGACTAGTCACTAACATGAGTGAACAATTTGAATTTGAAGCTTACAAGGGAGGATGCACAGAGAGCAGAACAGGTCATCTCATCTATGTCACCAGATGAGTTGGAAAGAATGGTGAGATGGGCAGCAAGGATTCAAACAGCGATACAAGTTCTCAAGATTACCAAAGATTTTGTCATGGAAAATCCTGGCATGAGTTTGGCAATCTTTTTGCCCATTTTAGCAGTATTCCTTCATCTGCTTGGCTACATCtgagatttttctcttcttttcatttttttggggcatattagaaaaattcattttttttatcagtaaataaaattctatttagaAACAGCACTAAGATAGTGCTGATATGTACAATATAGCATTTCAAGAAACTCATACTCCTTAACTACTCTTGCTAGGACTTGAAATCTAATCATAAAACATTTCCTTTTTACACTAAAAAGCTggagaagggccggaccacaaggatttatcgtacgcagccttaccctacatttctgcaagagctGTTTCCACGGTTCGAACGTGTgatctcctggtcacatgacaacaactttaccagttacgtcaaggctccccttctTTTTTACACCAAAAAGCTAACAAAGAAAAAGCTCTGAAAGCTTGAGCTAGACTGCAGTTTGCTTTCAAAACATCTTTGGTTTCTCTCATTCCAAATCATCCACCAGACACAGGCCGTGATAGTGTCTAGATCACCTTTGAACTGTTACCTTGTTCGCTTTAAGCATTCGGTATTCAAAACCCACTAACCTGATTAATCCGGACTCGTGCTGGTAGGCCTACTAAGGGAGTAAAAGGCTCCCCACCAAGAAGTCTTCAATTCCAATACCTGAACTGTTACCAAGTCCTCTGCTACCCCGTTCAGTAATAGCTCCTTGGCAGTCTTAGGCATGACCTTCCAAGgtaaaaatacaaagaaacactTCATATATGTATTGCAGTTGCGTAGAGAAAGTACCTTTACGTCACAACtgttagtaaactgtatttgtaaactAATTCTGGAAAAGATAAAACAACATAAACAGAAGTATAAACGAAACAAAaattaatccgagcccactgaattcacagtgtttccttaaggaatttaatcccctcctagtactcaagattatggattatttcctcccaggatagaacgaattacacactggtgtaatggtacttcaaaccccagtgtttcggcgaatacaaagttcggtagcaaatcacacttactgttgctttctttgaagttaaaacaatgcagaagaaggagaagaaactcagaaaatcgtatggaaaatctgagagaatggacttgtatttatagccaatgttgggctaaaatctgaagaggtgcaactcttcagaatggttgtttatgcaaaacggTCACAACATAAATGCCAtgacataaatggctatttactcaacaataaagaggtaaaataaagagggaaaattgaagagggtagttaattttctgttaccAAAACAGAAAATGGAAAAATGGAAACGGTtggattttaatattaatattttgttattaaaacggatatttaataacatttctgttaacatttactattaacaaacaaatttggtccaaaaaattaatcaatcaatcatttgaccaaatccgaagccgaagtcgAGCAACGACGAcggcggcgcgaggcttgccttcttctcaactttttaagagctagaagaaaaACAATTGCTTACATGCCCATTAAAAaactcttcctcttccaatatatgaacttaaaatttcacttaaaaatttcatttccctccattttccattcaccgtCTTTTAAGCCATATTAATGCTtaaaacccaacaacaacaacaacccagtaaaattccaccagtggggtctggggaaggtagagtgtacgcagaccttacccctaccccagaggaggtagagaggctgtttccgggagaccctcggctcagagatAATAGCTCTGTGACAACAAAACCGCTTTTACGTCCCAAGTACTTAATAGATTACCTTCCGTTGATAAATATAGGCTTATGGCCATTCGCAGGAGTTTAGTAAGCTAATTTCACCACAAGAGAGAATCTGCAACAGAATTTTTGCATTTCTTCAGCAATTTCAAACTAAAGAGATTATTTTTGTTTCTCCAGACTGACTTTCCCTTTTAACCTTATTTGCCTTATAACTATGCATAGAGGCATTTAAGGCAACCTCTTACTAATCCTCATTCCTATTGTTATATCCTTCTttgctgctgcttcatcttcaTTAAGACTTTCCTTTGCTTATCCTTTGATAATCACACAAACAAGGAGTACATGAAGAAACGaagaataagaaaattgaacCATCCAAGTCACCGCAGTGAACTACATGATATTGCAACCTTCAAGCCAATCGCGTGTTTCAATAGCCTCTGCAAGAGAACAGGTATCTATTTCAATTCATTGAGAAAAGATGCTGGAACATCCAAGCTACACTAAATTGAAGGGGAAAAAAAGAATATGTAGGTAATATACATGTGGTGAATTGTTCCTAGATATTATTGCTAACTTACCATTTATGATGTGAGAGTTGTGAATCTTCATATTGAGTCCATCATTTTCCATATACTGCTGTTGTTCTCGCTGAATTCTTTTGGCAGAATCATTAGCTGATGATCCACATCCATACAACTCAATCAGTTCCAAAGTTGGTATATCACCTATACCAACAGGAATCTCGATTAGATTCTTGCAATTATACAGCAGGAGGCACTCAAGATTTGGGAAATTTATGTCACTGGCTTCCCAATACATTAGATCTGTTTTACCAAGAAGCAAAAATTTCAGCTTAGGAAAAACCATTTCATTTGTTTCCCATTTTGCTCCTTGGAAAACAAATTTCTTCAGTTTGAGCACTTGAAGTTCTGGTAATGAACTAAGAACTAATATTTCTTCCCAGGGACGATGGCTCCCACTCAAAGTTAATTTCTTGAGGGTTGATGGGAAAAAGTTTTGAAGCGGAATTCACATTGGGTTGACAAATCTGCACTTGAGTGTCTCCAACCCCTCTATACAGTTGAGATTGTTAAGATAATATGACATCTGCTCGTCAGTCATAGACTCCTTTTCAGTTTCATGAATTCCGAGTTTTTTTTAACTTGGGAAATGCAAGCAAATACTTCCGTAGAACAACTACCAAAGCTTATATAGGAAAGAGTCTGTAGGTCTAATAGGACTTTGGAGCTTTTTCCATCAACTAGTGCTGATGCAACCATGGGATCAGGCATTGTGCAGCCCCTGGTCAAACGGACATGCCTTAATTGTGCCATATTCCATGAATCTGCTGGTAGAGCTAGACCTTCTAGGTGAGAAGAGATAATCAGTATCTTCAAATGACAGAGTTCAGAAATACATGAAGGCAGCTCATCATAACAGTTGAGCGTGAGATACCTCAGATTAACCAATTGTGCTATTTCCAGAGGAAACGTGAAGAACATACTCGAACCTAGGTCCAGAACTCTCAGTAGTTTGAAGCCCAGATAACCAATGATAGACCTTAACTGAGAAGTAAATGGAGGAAGTCCAGCTCCAATACAACAGAGAAAGGAATAAGTAAAAGGAACAGaaggcctttgctcggcaatgGCCACCATCTCAGAATGCAAAATGAGGCGTCTGTTGGAATATGCTTCCCCTGGCAAGACATCAACATGATCGCTCACAACGTACAAGAAGTTCTCTTTTTCAGCTTCTCTTCGTACTGAATCCCTCAAGAGATCATGGATACAACATGTTTTTACTCTGCCATTGAACCTCCTCTTAATCACCATTGCTAAATTTCGACTCACTAGATCTCTTAAATACTCCTCAGCAATCTCTTCTAAGTTCTTTGACTTTGTCCCTTCTATGAATCCTTCTGCAACCCATAAGTTAATCAACTTCGATACAACAATCATACTGCTTTAGGAAACGCGCACATATAAAGAAAGCAAGTCTTCAAGGGATGAGGCAAGTAGTTATAACTCAAAGCAAATAAGCTTAGGAATTGATCTGATTCTCCAGATATAACTGAATGAGCATCATTTGAGACATTCTTCCAGTTGTGTAATGTCTTGTTGGTCTTAGAGAGAAGACCAGCTACCACAACAATCCCTAATGGAAGTCATTGACATCTTGAGACAATCTCCATTCCAACTTTCTCGAGTTCACGAGGGCTAGACTCTTTGCCAAACACCTTTAGGTTGAGTAGCTTCAAAGCTTGATCCATGCTAAGTAAACTCATCAaatgaggagagcttttagagcTAGCAAAAAGATCAAGTCTACAGGTTAAAACAATTCCACTTCCATTTTTGTCGTCTGGGAAAGATCTTTTCACATCATCCCAAACCTCAATACACCAAACATCATCCAAGACAATAAGAAAACGCTTAAATTTCAGGCTTTTGTATAACTGTTCAGCTAATTCATCATTGGTTTTTGCATTGGCATCAGACAGATCAGTGACACAGCGCAAAATGCCCAATAGCATTTTCCTAACCTGATACTCTTGGGAGACAGTAATCCAAGCGCGGATGTCAAAAGGATTCACCAAGCAAGGATCATTATAAGAGGCTCTGGCAAGAGCAGTTTTGCCTATTCCACCCATACCTACTATTGGGACAATATTGAGTTCAGATGACAATCTAATGAGTCGACACCTGATTCTTCCCAAGTGATCATTGAAGTCCCAAAATCTGTTTTCTTGATGTGAAACTTGTTCTGATGAATTACCAAGCAAGTGTTGGGATCGAAATAACATGGTGCATACGGAAGCTAACAATACAAAGCTTGGTGAACGATAAATCACAC
Proteins encoded in this region:
- the LOC107809032 gene encoding stem-specific protein TSJT1-like, translated to MLAIFKKSVVDPPKELQSPASLQISNKAASPQETMKNFLASNSNDGFSIGFMDKAFLAYSKPPPSSNPQQRLFCGLNDIYCIFLGSLNNLWALNKQYGLSKGANEAMLVSEAYRTLRDRGPFPAHEVLKGLEGSFGFVIYDHKAGNVFVALGADETMKLFWGIASDGSVMISDNVDHIKASCLKSFAPFPTGCMYHSESGLKSFEHPSYKMKPMPRVDSEGAMCGAYFKVDVYSKVNSMPRVGSSANWATWGQQA
- the LOC107809031 gene encoding putative late blight resistance protein homolog R1B-11, whose amino-acid sequence is MIVVSKLINLWVAEGFIEGTKSKNLEEIAEEYLRDLVSRNLAMVIKRRFNGRVKTCCIHDLLRDSVRREAEKENFLYVVSDHVDVLPGEAYSNRRLILHSEMVAIAEQRPSVPFTYSFLCCIGAGLPPFTSQLRSIIGYLGFKLLRVLDLGSSMFFTFPLEIAQLVNLRYLTLNCYDELPSCISELCHLKILIISSHLEGLALPADSWNMAQLRHVRLTRGCTMPDPMVASALVDGKSSKVLLDLQTLSYISFDLMYWEASDINFPNLECLLLYNCKNLIEIPVGIGDIPTLELIELYGCGSSANDSAKRIQREQQQYMENDGLNMKIHNSHIINEAIETRDWLEGCNIIISLQIQFTNSCDVKVMPKTAKELLLNGVAEDLVTVQKGKLNNLLMLEPQVKFTKLRPLWKMQEAY